One stretch of Rosistilla oblonga DNA includes these proteins:
- a CDS encoding arylsulfatase B, translating into MNRSPLAAPRFLAIALILSILPTLVVGAARADDAKHPNIVFILADDMGWNQPGFNGGDSELTPHLDSLASQSVRLTQFYSHSVCAPTRGALLTGRYAFRNWMDWRSEDFGKPSYLKKLGLTLAHNDRGEPTRRIHALDTNERTVAEALQEAGYFTGIVGKWHCGEWLDEHLPMAQGFNHQYGHYAWGVDYYTKTIEHNAPARFAVYDWHRNQQPIQEEGYTTDLIAAEAQRVIASQSADKPFFLYVPFNAVHGPLNDPPRYTDKLDVRQAMLKCLDDAVGKIVAAVDQSDFAQNTLVVFANDNGPVLEEMSKPYRGTKNTTFEGGVRVPCLVRWPGHGDAGSSNDGMMFIADWYTTCVALAGGSHEQPLPVDGLDMTGMLFGGEPSPRDEIIFEVTGSVRLPTIRSGDWKLMGDVLYNIKTDPYETTDVADQHPQVVRRLADRLAEVGRQRPPLGDKPLLMDPPLPYIYGQKESLAPPAWLKQAVDAVRAKQPQQWAPGETPWPQAPVGANAAKQ; encoded by the coding sequence ATGAATCGATCCCCATTGGCTGCGCCGCGGTTTCTTGCCATCGCCCTGATCCTATCGATCTTGCCAACGCTCGTCGTTGGAGCGGCGCGAGCCGACGATGCCAAGCATCCCAACATCGTCTTTATCCTGGCCGATGATATGGGCTGGAACCAACCGGGTTTTAACGGCGGCGATTCCGAACTGACGCCTCACCTGGACAGCTTGGCATCCCAGAGCGTTCGGCTGACGCAGTTCTACAGCCATTCGGTCTGCGCCCCAACACGCGGCGCACTGCTGACCGGTCGCTACGCGTTTCGCAACTGGATGGACTGGCGATCGGAAGATTTTGGCAAACCGAGCTATCTGAAAAAGCTTGGTTTGACGTTGGCTCACAACGATCGCGGCGAGCCGACACGGCGGATCCACGCGTTGGATACCAATGAGCGGACGGTGGCCGAAGCGTTGCAAGAAGCTGGCTATTTCACGGGGATCGTCGGCAAGTGGCACTGCGGCGAATGGCTCGACGAACACCTGCCGATGGCTCAAGGTTTCAACCACCAATACGGACACTACGCCTGGGGCGTCGATTACTACACCAAGACGATCGAGCACAACGCGCCGGCTCGGTTTGCCGTTTACGATTGGCATCGCAATCAGCAACCGATTCAAGAAGAGGGTTATACGACCGACTTGATCGCGGCCGAAGCACAGCGGGTGATCGCTAGCCAGTCGGCCGACAAGCCTTTCTTTTTGTACGTTCCGTTTAACGCGGTCCATGGTCCGCTGAACGATCCGCCGCGTTACACCGACAAACTCGACGTCCGCCAAGCGATGCTCAAGTGCCTCGACGACGCGGTTGGCAAGATTGTCGCAGCGGTCGATCAAAGCGACTTTGCCCAAAACACGCTTGTCGTTTTTGCGAACGACAACGGGCCGGTACTGGAAGAGATGAGCAAGCCGTACCGGGGCACGAAGAACACGACATTTGAAGGTGGCGTACGCGTTCCCTGCTTGGTCCGCTGGCCCGGGCATGGCGATGCCGGCAGCTCCAACGACGGCATGATGTTCATCGCCGATTGGTACACGACCTGTGTCGCGTTGGCCGGTGGATCGCACGAACAACCGTTGCCAGTCGATGGCCTCGACATGACCGGAATGCTCTTCGGCGGTGAACCAAGTCCTCGCGATGAGATCATCTTCGAGGTGACCGGCAGCGTTCGCCTGCCGACCATTCGCAGCGGCGATTGGAAGCTGATGGGAGATGTTCTTTACAACATCAAGACCGATCCGTACGAGACGACCGATGTGGCCGATCAGCATCCGCAGGTCGTCCGCCGACTCGCCGATCGTTTGGCGGAAGTTGGCCGCCAGCGTCCGCCGCTTGGGGACAAGCCGCTGCTGATGGATCCGCCGCTGCCCTACATCTACGGTCAGAAAGAGAGTCTCGCGCCGCCGGCTTGGCTCAAACAAGCTGTCGATGCGGTCCGCGCGAAACAGCCGCAGCAATGGGCTCCGGGAGAAACGCCCTGGCCGCAAGCTCCCGTCGGCGCCAACGCGGCCAAGCAATAG
- a CDS encoding leucine-rich repeat domain-containing protein → MVNTRITGWLAITCLMLGTTFADDKAAEPAKPAAAAEAKPEAKKPEEKKDVKPEAKKEAKPEAKAEPKKEDKPEPKKEAKPEPKKEAKPAPKKEAKPAAKPKEMKAEAKPEEKKPEAKPAPTFPDKALEAAVRAEVFAKRYNNEPITAEDVKNISRVVGKGKGIKSLEGLQHCKAIMLIDLEDNEISDLGPIKDLTRLQSVTLAGNKISDIKPLAGLVKMQLLDLSRNQVSDLAPLKAMSNLRTLYVADNKLATLAPIAELTKIWSLDAAGNQISDLSPLSNLGWLTTLDIQRNAVADLSPLKSLDDLDFMLLQDNKITDLSVLVEMCKKDFEGSKRFAPFLKLYVKGNPLSDDAKKQQLAKLKEFGTRVHAE, encoded by the coding sequence ATGGTTAACACTCGAATCACTGGCTGGCTTGCGATCACTTGCTTGATGCTTGGTACAACATTCGCCGACGACAAGGCCGCCGAACCGGCGAAGCCCGCTGCCGCGGCAGAAGCGAAACCCGAGGCGAAAAAGCCTGAAGAGAAGAAAGACGTAAAGCCGGAGGCGAAGAAAGAAGCGAAGCCTGAGGCGAAGGCCGAGCCTAAGAAAGAAGATAAACCGGAACCAAAGAAGGAAGCCAAGCCCGAGCCCAAAAAAGAAGCGAAGCCGGCGCCGAAAAAGGAAGCGAAGCCAGCGGCGAAGCCCAAGGAAATGAAGGCTGAAGCAAAGCCGGAAGAGAAAAAGCCGGAAGCCAAGCCAGCGCCGACCTTCCCCGACAAGGCGCTCGAAGCGGCTGTGCGAGCCGAGGTTTTCGCGAAGCGATACAACAACGAACCGATCACCGCCGAGGACGTAAAGAACATCTCGCGTGTTGTTGGCAAGGGAAAAGGGATCAAGAGTCTCGAAGGCCTGCAACACTGCAAAGCGATCATGCTGATCGATTTGGAAGACAACGAGATCTCCGACCTCGGGCCGATCAAGGACCTCACCCGCCTGCAATCGGTCACCTTGGCAGGGAACAAGATCAGCGACATCAAACCGCTGGCTGGATTGGTCAAGATGCAGCTGTTGGATCTGTCGCGGAACCAAGTCAGCGACCTGGCACCGCTGAAAGCGATGTCGAACCTGCGAACCTTGTACGTCGCCGACAACAAACTGGCGACGCTGGCACCGATCGCCGAACTGACCAAAATTTGGTCGCTTGACGCCGCGGGGAATCAGATCAGCGACCTCAGCCCGCTGTCGAACCTCGGTTGGCTGACGACGTTGGACATCCAACGCAACGCGGTTGCCGACCTCAGCCCGCTGAAGTCGCTGGACGATCTCGACTTCATGCTGCTTCAGGACAACAAGATCACCGACCTGAGCGTCTTGGTCGAGATGTGCAAGAAGGACTTCGAAGGGTCGAAGCGATTCGCCCCCTTCCTGAAGCTGTACGTGAAAGGGAATCCGCTTTCGGACGACGCGAAGAAGCAACAACTGGCCAAGCTGAAAGAGTTTGGAACACGCGTC
- the infA gene encoding translation initiation factor IF-1, whose amino-acid sequence MAKNEEAFEVEGTVTQALANTRFRVQLETGSEVLAHVAGRMRKHFIRIVPGDKVRVELSPYDLTKGRIVYRER is encoded by the coding sequence ATGGCAAAGAACGAAGAAGCATTTGAGGTGGAAGGTACAGTAACTCAGGCCCTGGCAAACACGCGATTCCGCGTTCAGCTGGAAACTGGGAGCGAGGTTCTTGCGCACGTCGCCGGACGGATGCGAAAGCACTTTATCCGTATCGTGCCGGGCGACAAGGTCCGTGTGGAGCTGTCTCCTTACGATCTGACTAAGGGCAGAATCGTCTACCGCGAGCGTTAA
- a CDS encoding response regulator, which translates to MSHITHRHRSGATLLVVDPRPVSLTALAAVIDSQGYECYCARNAKAACKAVEQRPIDMIVWDVADDAAAAIDQIHALRELHPESLADVPVILIAESCWAGLETRLDPISPARCLFKPLDPNTLIDLIQQSLWVPHVIRGHHLNVQKPQRPGWVQL; encoded by the coding sequence ATGTCTCACATTACCCACCGGCACCGCAGCGGCGCGACCCTGTTGGTCGTCGACCCCCGCCCCGTGAGCCTGACCGCGCTTGCGGCGGTGATCGATTCGCAAGGTTACGAATGTTATTGCGCTCGCAACGCCAAAGCGGCTTGCAAGGCGGTCGAGCAACGGCCGATCGATATGATTGTGTGGGATGTCGCCGATGATGCGGCCGCTGCGATCGATCAAATCCACGCGCTTCGCGAGCTGCATCCCGAATCGTTGGCCGACGTCCCTGTGATCCTGATCGCGGAAAGCTGTTGGGCTGGGCTGGAGACGCGGCTCGACCCGATCTCGCCAGCTCGCTGCCTGTTCAAGCCGCTGGACCCCAACACGCTGATCGATCTGATTCAGCAATCGCTGTGGGTGCCCCATGTGATTCGCGGCCATCACTTGAATGTGCAAAAGCCCCAGCGGCCGGGTTGGGTTCAGCTGTAG
- the lysS gene encoding lysine--tRNA ligase — MNNSPDDALNDDGDHQRARREKLAKLNAAGVDPWGQRFDDRSMIHEVRQRAEEVKFKLEDGTLVELPDFDQPDLEYRQWKSDQGPGAEIGPQVRVAGRIILMRPTGKLVFLNLRDMTGDIQIFIGKNQVGEENFALSKLFDLGDLVGVDGRLGRTNTGELTVFAERLHFHCKMLEPPPEKHAGLADVELRQRMRYLDLVYTDGVRDTFLNRTRIVKSIRETLDQESFWEVEGPTLHTIAGGAAARPFTTHHNALNMDLTMRIALELHLKRLLVGGIERVYELGRVYRNEGISPRHNPEFTMLECYQAYGDYESMMDLTEKLVVNAIDAIGGGYKRKFGDVEIDFTPPFARHKYDDLVAQHTGIDPHDAEQLTAYAKSVGLDPTGKHPDVIKNEIFEEKVEDTLVGPVFVIDYPASICPLTKRKTDNPAIAERFEMFICGMELANAYTELNDPDLQEQLFKTQLDGQEEEDSMAKMDNDFIKALRHGMPPAGGLGVGIDRLVMLLTDSKSIRDVILFPLLRHID; from the coding sequence ATGAATAATTCTCCCGACGACGCTCTGAACGACGATGGCGATCACCAACGCGCGCGACGCGAAAAACTGGCGAAACTGAACGCCGCCGGAGTCGATCCGTGGGGCCAGCGATTCGACGACCGGTCGATGATCCACGAGGTGCGGCAACGGGCCGAAGAGGTCAAATTCAAGCTGGAAGATGGGACGCTGGTCGAACTGCCCGATTTCGATCAACCCGACCTTGAATACCGTCAATGGAAATCGGACCAGGGACCGGGGGCGGAGATCGGACCTCAGGTTCGCGTCGCCGGCCGGATCATCCTGATGCGACCGACGGGCAAGCTGGTCTTCCTGAACCTCCGCGACATGACCGGCGATATCCAGATCTTCATCGGCAAGAACCAGGTCGGCGAAGAGAACTTTGCGCTCTCCAAGCTGTTCGATCTGGGCGATCTGGTTGGCGTCGACGGGCGTCTGGGGCGAACCAATACCGGCGAACTGACTGTCTTTGCCGAACGCTTGCACTTCCATTGCAAGATGCTCGAGCCACCACCCGAGAAACATGCCGGCCTGGCCGACGTGGAACTGCGTCAACGGATGCGTTACCTCGACTTGGTTTACACCGATGGAGTCCGCGACACGTTCCTGAACCGCACTCGAATCGTGAAAAGCATTCGCGAGACGTTGGACCAAGAGAGCTTCTGGGAAGTCGAAGGGCCGACGCTGCACACGATCGCCGGTGGCGCCGCAGCTCGCCCTTTCACGACGCACCACAATGCGTTGAACATGGACCTGACGATGCGGATCGCGTTGGAATTGCATCTGAAGCGACTGTTGGTCGGCGGCATCGAACGCGTCTACGAACTGGGCCGCGTCTACCGTAACGAAGGGATCAGCCCACGGCACAATCCCGAGTTCACGATGCTGGAATGCTACCAAGCGTACGGCGATTACGAATCGATGATGGACCTGACCGAAAAGCTTGTCGTCAACGCGATCGACGCGATCGGCGGTGGTTACAAGCGAAAATTCGGCGACGTCGAAATCGATTTCACTCCGCCGTTTGCACGCCATAAATACGACGACCTCGTCGCCCAGCATACCGGGATCGATCCCCACGACGCCGAACAATTGACCGCGTATGCGAAAAGCGTCGGCCTCGATCCGACCGGCAAACACCCCGACGTGATCAAAAACGAAATCTTCGAAGAGAAGGTCGAAGACACGTTGGTCGGTCCCGTTTTTGTGATCGATTACCCCGCCAGCATCTGCCCGCTGACCAAACGCAAGACCGACAATCCCGCGATCGCTGAACGCTTTGAAATGTTCATCTGCGGGATGGAACTGGCCAACGCCTACACCGAACTAAACGACCCCGATCTTCAGGAACAACTGTTCAAGACTCAATTGGACGGTCAAGAGGAAGAGGATTCGATGGCCAAGATGGACAACGACTTCATCAAAGCCCTCCGTCACGGCATGCCTCCAGCAGGTGGTTTGGGCGTCGGAATCGATCGATTGGTGATGCTGTTGACCGATTCGAAGAGCATCCGCGACGTGATTTTGTTCCCGCTTTTGCGGCACATCGACTGA